The proteins below are encoded in one region of Litorilinea aerophila:
- a CDS encoding SgcJ/EcaC family oxidoreductase: MAQQTLSHTETTDHTADQEAIRAVVAGLEAAWNNGDAEAWSATSAADVVHTVWNGHVAEGRDAVIAGHEHIFRTVYKDTRLTLTVRWIRFLRPDVAVVQMDGALEGADNAPRVRPLAVLSKEEGRWQLRIFQNTPILARPGGDSSSS, translated from the coding sequence ATGGCACAACAGACACTTTCCCACACAGAGACAACCGACCACACAGCAGACCAGGAGGCCATCCGCGCCGTTGTGGCCGGGCTGGAGGCGGCCTGGAACAACGGCGACGCCGAAGCCTGGTCCGCCACGTCCGCGGCGGATGTGGTGCACACGGTGTGGAACGGCCATGTGGCCGAAGGCCGGGACGCGGTCATCGCCGGCCACGAGCACATCTTCCGCACGGTCTACAAGGACACCCGGCTCACCCTGACCGTGCGCTGGATCCGCTTCCTGCGGCCGGATGTGGCTGTGGTGCAGATGGACGGCGCGCTGGAGGGGGCGGACAACGCGCCCAGGGTGCGTCCCCTGGCTGTGCTGTCCAAAGAGGAGGGCCGCTGGCAGCTCCGCATCTTCCAGAACACGCCCATCCTCGCCCGTCCTGGCGGCGATTCGTCCTCATCCTGA